One genomic window of Terriglobales bacterium includes the following:
- the ribD gene encoding bifunctional diaminohydroxyphosphoribosylaminopyrimidine deaminase/5-amino-6-(5-phosphoribosylamino)uracil reductase RibD, which produces MTKATDEQFMQQALQLAEQSVGLASPNPNVGALLVSDSGEVVGSGHYTYDGLKHAEVIALEKAGERARGSTLYINFEPCCHQGRTGPCTDALTAAGIRQVVASIADPNPQVRGKGFARLRAAGIRVLVGAGEAQASKLNEAFAKYIRHKTPLVTLKAGMTLDGKIAPPSDESAASAILGGGGVSGGWITSDAARAHVQELRHQHDAILVGVGTIIADDPLLTDRSGKPRRRALLRVIVDSRLRLPLESRVVKTAKDDLLVLCSFAEEKKRRQLEERGVQVEQVPLGSSDGRPGMREIAVRLGKSEITSLLIEGGAMVNWTALASGVVDKVFLYYAPKILAGTGSVPFAAGQGFRRMSEAAHLRSFALHRFGEDFAVEGYLRDPYGD; this is translated from the coding sequence ATGACAAAAGCTACTGACGAGCAGTTCATGCAGCAGGCGTTGCAATTGGCCGAGCAGAGTGTGGGGTTGGCATCACCCAACCCCAATGTGGGAGCGTTGCTGGTTAGCGATTCTGGCGAGGTGGTAGGCAGCGGCCATTACACTTATGACGGCCTTAAACACGCAGAGGTGATTGCGCTCGAGAAGGCGGGTGAACGTGCGCGTGGAAGCACCCTTTACATTAACTTCGAACCCTGCTGCCACCAAGGCCGTACCGGGCCTTGCACCGACGCTCTAACTGCCGCCGGAATTCGCCAGGTAGTTGCTTCTATCGCCGACCCAAATCCGCAGGTGCGTGGCAAAGGATTCGCCCGGCTGCGCGCTGCCGGAATTCGAGTGCTGGTTGGGGCGGGAGAAGCGCAAGCCAGCAAATTGAACGAAGCCTTTGCCAAATATATCCGCCACAAAACCCCGTTGGTGACGCTTAAAGCGGGCATGACTCTCGACGGCAAGATTGCGCCGCCCTCGGATGAATCCGCAGCTTCTGCGATCCTGGGTGGGGGCGGCGTGAGCGGCGGTTGGATCACCAGTGACGCGGCCCGAGCGCACGTGCAGGAACTGCGTCACCAGCACGACGCCATTCTGGTGGGAGTAGGCACTATCATCGCGGATGATCCTCTGCTGACGGATCGCAGTGGAAAGCCGCGGAGGCGGGCCCTTCTACGGGTGATTGTGGACTCACGGTTGCGGCTCCCGCTCGAGTCCCGTGTGGTGAAAACGGCAAAGGATGATTTGCTGGTGCTGTGCTCGTTTGCTGAAGAGAAGAAACGGCGGCAACTGGAGGAGCGCGGGGTTCAAGTGGAGCAAGTGCCGCTTGGTTCATCGGATGGGAGGCCGGGAATGCGGGAGATTGCCGTCCGTCTGGGAAAATCAGAGATAACCAGCTTGCTGATTGAGGGCGGAGCTATGGTTAACTGGACAGCGCTGGCCTCGGGAGTCGTGGACAAGGTCTTTTTGTACTACGCGCCCAAAATTCTGGCGGGAACGGGGTCAGTTCCTTTTGCTGCGGGACAGGGTTTTCGAAGGATGAGCGAAGCCGCCCATCTGCGTTCTTTCGCTCTGCACCGGTTCGGTGAAGACTTTGCGGTGGAAGGCTACTTGCGCGATCCTTACGGAGATTGA
- the ftsY gene encoding signal recognition particle-docking protein FtsY has protein sequence MIQTLFGSVEQTPGLLDRMKEAVSRTRENLSERIEDVISFNKEIDRATLDDLEATLIGADLGTTTTHEVLEKLRDKADRKQIKDVQELKRLLKEELLSVLNQGNSQPVQKVDGVPEVIVVVGVNGTGKTTTIGKLASVLQADGKSVLLCAADTFRAAAIDQLEIWGQRTGTEVIKTKPGGDPSAVLFDALQAATARHVNYVIVDTAGRLHTKTNLMAELEKMRRTAQRIIPGAPHETLLVMDATTGQNGLQQARLFTKSAGVTGVVLTKLDGTAKGGIVVAISRELGLPVRYVGVGEKAGDLLPFQPKEFVDSLFE, from the coding sequence ATGATTCAAACCTTATTTGGCAGCGTCGAGCAAACACCCGGATTGTTAGACCGCATGAAGGAGGCGGTCTCGCGCACTCGCGAGAATCTTAGCGAGCGGATCGAGGACGTAATTTCCTTCAACAAGGAAATTGACCGCGCCACACTTGATGACCTGGAGGCTACCCTTATTGGGGCTGACCTTGGGACGACGACCACCCACGAAGTGCTGGAGAAGTTGCGGGACAAGGCAGACCGGAAGCAGATCAAGGACGTGCAAGAGCTCAAGCGTCTGTTGAAGGAAGAGCTGTTGTCCGTACTCAATCAAGGAAATTCTCAACCCGTGCAAAAGGTGGATGGCGTCCCGGAGGTCATCGTAGTGGTGGGGGTCAACGGTACCGGCAAGACCACGACTATCGGCAAGCTGGCCAGCGTACTGCAGGCCGATGGAAAATCGGTCCTGCTGTGCGCAGCGGACACGTTTAGAGCAGCGGCGATTGACCAACTGGAGATTTGGGGACAGCGCACGGGCACGGAAGTAATCAAAACAAAGCCGGGTGGCGATCCTTCGGCCGTGCTCTTTGATGCCCTTCAGGCCGCCACCGCCCGCCATGTGAATTATGTAATCGTGGATACGGCCGGCCGTCTGCACACCAAGACGAATCTGATGGCAGAACTGGAGAAGATGCGGCGTACTGCACAGCGCATCATTCCCGGCGCCCCTCACGAGACCTTGCTGGTGATGGACGCTACCACCGGCCAGAACGGTTTGCAGCAGGCGCGCTTGTTTACGAAGTCGGCGGGTGTAACCGGAGTTGTGCTCACCAAGCTGGATGGCACCGCAAAAGGGGGGATTGTCGTTGCCATCAGCCGCGAACTGGGATTGCCGGTCCGTTACGTGGGAGTAGGCGAAAAGGCCGGCGATCTATTGCCGTTCCAGCCAAAGGAATTCGTGGATTCCCTGTTCGAATAA
- a CDS encoding gluconolaconase, which yields MGISDRVLGKKNVNGKPRIDSVRPAAALPGGEIRIVGSGLRPPELRRPRVQFGEVEGSILVSSDDFVIARVPEGATSGPVVVATNGHVSNGHEVKVAVTIAENLHPVTNPALDLEGNIYVTFSGSRGQKVPVAIYKIDTNYTVKPFLSEMMNATAIAFDREGQMYVSSRYDGTVYKVAPNGTMSAYAEGMGVATGIAFDRDQNLYVGDRSGTVFKIGRDRQIFVFATLEPSVSAYHLAFSSEGDLYITGPTTSSFDSVYRINPQGQVSIFYRGLGRPQGLAFDADHNLYVAASLGGKRGIVKITPDKQASLEVAGHGLVGLAFAPGRSAVLATTNGVHHLSWNIQGKALLD from the coding sequence ATGGGTATTTCCGACCGGGTTCTGGGCAAGAAAAACGTCAATGGCAAGCCGCGGATTGATTCCGTCCGGCCGGCCGCAGCTCTGCCAGGCGGGGAGATCCGCATTGTGGGCAGCGGCTTGCGCCCACCGGAGTTACGCCGTCCCCGGGTGCAGTTCGGCGAAGTTGAGGGCTCGATCCTGGTGAGCTCCGATGATTTTGTGATTGCTCGGGTACCGGAAGGGGCGACCTCTGGGCCAGTGGTTGTCGCCACGAATGGCCACGTCAGTAACGGGCACGAAGTGAAAGTGGCGGTTACGATTGCCGAAAACCTGCACCCGGTGACCAATCCGGCGCTTGACCTTGAAGGCAACATCTATGTGACGTTCTCCGGGTCACGCGGACAGAAAGTTCCAGTGGCAATCTACAAAATTGACACCAACTACACGGTCAAGCCGTTTCTCTCAGAGATGATGAACGCGACGGCGATCGCATTTGATCGCGAAGGTCAGATGTACGTGTCTTCGCGATACGACGGGACGGTTTATAAAGTAGCGCCCAACGGCACGATGTCCGCATACGCAGAAGGAATGGGCGTGGCCACGGGGATCGCATTTGATCGCGACCAGAACCTTTATGTCGGCGACCGGAGTGGAACAGTCTTCAAAATCGGCCGTGACCGACAGATTTTTGTTTTTGCCACCCTTGAGCCAAGTGTCTCTGCGTACCACCTTGCCTTCAGCAGCGAAGGCGACCTGTATATCACCGGGCCCACGACCTCCAGCTTCGATTCGGTTTACCGGATAAATCCGCAGGGGCAGGTCTCGATTTTTTATCGCGGCCTGGGACGACCGCAGGGGTTGGCATTCGACGCGGACCACAACCTTTATGTTGCTGCATCGCTTGGGGGCAAACGGGGCATTGTCAAAATTACGCCAGACAAGCAAGCGTCGCTCGAAGTGGCTGGCCACGGCCTGGTCGGGTTGGCATTCGCTCCTGGCCGCTCCGCTGTTCTGGCTACGACCAATGGGGTGCATCATCTCTCGTGGAATATTCAAGGCAAGGCCCTGCTGGACTAA
- a CDS encoding HD domain-containing phosphohydrolase, whose protein sequence is MLRRLPIPSRIPILYLILAVLISVSVVPMYFYSRQLVGNNRDRLKTNEMLLQNTITRSLADDISHRLGTVRLMLSNLSSAMKVASGGDFSNRHVSAPELRALLENFVSSSDDLAYATLLNSEAKGISAGRITPDAFLQRELERAYAASRDGRPYNGEALTLQDGKKSRTIMLLSAPVMVNGHFVGMIGGVVDLQFLIRRLQEVSTGGLSTYVVDRQGRLVAGATPEFATGQDMSNVEIVKNFVDQGGRAQFVATKEFEIGMGKQRISMLGTYSPAPSLEWAVIVQKPQQEAYRGVYEMQRTAGLLALLLVLISLAISSFAARQITHPLEVLTESSRAIARGDFSQRVHLKSRTEIGELAETFNTMSQDLEHFVADLKRAAEENRALFFGSIQMLAGAVDEKDPYTRGHSDRVTRYSVLLATELALPPEFIEIVRISAQLHDVGKIGIEDRVLKKPGALTPEEFEIMKTHTTKGANILRPVEQLKEMIPGIELHHESLDGRGYPHGYQGEQIPLLARIISVADTFDAITTNRPYQAAHDPAYAVRIINSLANKRFDPKVVAALTTVFYRGELHVRSVATATPLEAASKAQAELPPDVAAAVESGRF, encoded by the coding sequence TTGCTGCGCAGACTGCCCATACCCTCGCGTATTCCCATCTTGTACTTGATCCTCGCCGTTTTGATCTCGGTCAGCGTGGTGCCCATGTACTTCTATTCCAGACAGTTGGTGGGCAACAACCGTGATCGGTTGAAGACCAACGAAATGCTGCTGCAAAACACCATTACGCGCTCTTTGGCGGACGATATTTCGCACCGCCTGGGAACGGTGCGCCTGATGCTGAGCAATCTCTCTTCGGCCATGAAAGTGGCCAGCGGTGGCGATTTCAGCAACCGCCATGTAAGCGCTCCTGAGCTGCGCGCATTGCTAGAGAATTTTGTTTCTTCCTCAGACGATCTGGCTTACGCCACCTTACTCAACAGCGAAGCCAAAGGTATCTCAGCCGGGCGTATCACTCCGGATGCATTTCTCCAACGTGAACTTGAGCGTGCCTATGCTGCGTCGCGGGACGGGCGACCTTATAACGGCGAGGCACTCACGCTACAAGACGGGAAAAAGAGCCGCACCATCATGCTGCTAAGCGCGCCGGTGATGGTGAACGGACATTTTGTGGGTATGATCGGTGGCGTGGTTGACCTGCAGTTCCTTATCAGGCGTTTGCAGGAAGTGAGTACGGGCGGCCTGAGTACTTACGTGGTCGACCGCCAGGGCCGACTCGTGGCAGGCGCTACTCCTGAATTTGCTACCGGCCAGGACATGTCGAATGTCGAGATCGTAAAGAATTTTGTGGACCAGGGCGGCCGCGCGCAGTTCGTTGCCACGAAGGAATTTGAGATAGGAATGGGCAAGCAGAGAATCTCCATGCTGGGGACCTACAGCCCAGCGCCTTCCCTGGAGTGGGCGGTCATCGTGCAGAAACCCCAGCAAGAAGCTTACCGCGGTGTCTACGAGATGCAACGCACTGCTGGACTGCTGGCGTTACTGCTGGTGCTGATCAGCCTGGCGATCAGCAGCTTTGCCGCACGCCAGATTACGCATCCTTTGGAAGTGCTCACCGAATCCAGCCGCGCCATTGCGCGTGGAGATTTTTCGCAGCGGGTTCATCTGAAGAGCCGCACAGAGATCGGCGAACTGGCCGAGACCTTTAACACTATGTCTCAAGACCTGGAGCATTTTGTAGCCGACCTTAAGCGCGCCGCGGAAGAGAACCGGGCGCTGTTCTTCGGATCCATTCAGATGCTGGCGGGCGCGGTTGACGAAAAGGACCCCTACACTCGAGGTCACTCCGATCGCGTTACCAGGTATTCCGTCCTGCTCGCCACGGAGCTTGCCTTGCCGCCGGAGTTTATTGAGATCGTGCGCATCTCAGCCCAGCTGCACGATGTGGGCAAGATCGGAATTGAGGACCGGGTGTTGAAAAAGCCGGGTGCACTTACGCCGGAAGAGTTCGAGATCATGAAGACCCACACCACCAAGGGCGCGAACATTCTGCGCCCCGTCGAGCAATTGAAGGAGATGATTCCGGGCATCGAGTTGCACCACGAGTCGCTGGATGGACGCGGATATCCTCACGGCTATCAGGGCGAGCAGATTCCGCTGCTGGCGCGCATCATTTCAGTGGCCGATACCTTTGACGCCATTACCACGAACCGTCCTTACCAGGCGGCACACGACCCCGCATATGCGGTACGGATCATCAATTCCCTGGCTAACAAGCGCTTCGATCCCAAAGTGGTGGCTGCCTTGACCACAGTCTTTTATCGGGGAGAATTGCACGTACGCTCGGTAGCCACTGCCACTCCGTTGGAAGCAGCGTCGAAGGCCCAGGCCGAATTGCCACCTGATGTAGCGGCTGCCGTCGAGAGCGGACGGTTCTAG
- the thpR gene encoding RNA 2',3'-cyclic phosphodiesterase, with protein MRLFVALDIEDEIRNRIARFLEGVREFAPDARWVRAESLHVTLKFIGEQPSPRAEDIKKALAGIQSQSSQIIFRGFGFFPTQRSARVFWAGVEADSNLASLAALVEQRLVDLGLPAEDHAFNPHLTLARGSQERRSSGAPKHLSGDRTNRNFQRLQDKLAAMPVPEFGTMTAREFFLYESKLSPAGPRYTRLERFALS; from the coding sequence ATGCGATTATTCGTAGCCCTCGATATTGAGGATGAGATCCGGAACCGTATCGCGCGTTTCCTTGAAGGCGTGCGGGAGTTCGCACCTGACGCGCGCTGGGTCCGTGCGGAATCGCTCCACGTTACATTGAAATTCATAGGTGAACAGCCGTCTCCCCGAGCAGAAGATATAAAGAAAGCTCTTGCTGGCATTCAGTCGCAATCGAGTCAAATTATTTTTCGAGGGTTCGGATTTTTTCCCACGCAGCGATCGGCACGCGTTTTCTGGGCTGGGGTGGAGGCTGATTCGAACCTCGCTTCCCTCGCAGCCCTAGTGGAGCAGCGGCTAGTTGATCTAGGCTTGCCGGCCGAAGATCATGCTTTCAATCCGCACCTTACGCTAGCGCGGGGAAGCCAGGAGCGACGAAGTTCAGGTGCGCCCAAGCATCTTTCCGGTGACCGCACCAACCGCAATTTTCAGCGCTTGCAGGATAAATTAGCGGCCATGCCTGTGCCAGAGTTCGGTACAATGACCGCCCGCGAGTTCTTCCTGTACGAAAGCAAGCTCTCGCCCGCGGGCCCACGCTATACCAGGCTGGAACGCTTCGCGCTCTCTTGA
- a CDS encoding competence/damage-inducible protein A, which yields MNAEIIAIGSELLTPFRQDTNSLYLTDKLNRLGVELDYKTIVGDSREHLMAASKIALARADVIIFMGGLGPTEDDLTREAVSDALMLPLNRDPEIIAALEKRFTKYKFKITENNLKQADVIAGATVLPNPNGSAPGQWLTGTYDGRERIIILLPGPPHELKPLFEEQCEERLKAKLPPQFIASRVLKVAMLGESSCDSRIAPIYQKYPQVQTTVLAYAGEIELHLRSRADSLEVAQGRVDKLAEELEDELDEYIFSTKGESLAQIVGYYLQMRGATVSVAESCTGGLIGERLSSVSGSSRYFVGGAIVYSDELKTKFADVPPALIKKHGAVSSEVATAMAEGIRKRCGTTHGLAVTGIAGPTGGTTEKPVGLVYHAISDGNNTEVMERKFPGDRERVRWWASQQALDMLRRKLM from the coding sequence GTGAACGCGGAGATCATTGCCATTGGCTCGGAGCTGCTGACTCCTTTCCGCCAGGACACAAATTCTCTTTACTTAACGGACAAGCTGAACCGGCTTGGCGTAGAGCTGGACTACAAGACCATCGTAGGAGACTCGCGAGAGCACTTGATGGCAGCGAGCAAGATCGCGCTGGCCCGAGCCGATGTCATCATTTTCATGGGTGGGCTTGGCCCTACAGAAGATGACTTGACGCGCGAGGCGGTTTCCGATGCGCTTATGCTGCCGCTGAACCGCGACCCGGAAATTATCGCCGCTCTTGAAAAGCGTTTTACAAAATATAAATTCAAGATCACAGAAAATAACCTGAAGCAGGCCGACGTGATCGCCGGGGCGACGGTGTTGCCGAATCCCAACGGCAGCGCTCCCGGGCAATGGCTCACCGGCACCTATGACGGCCGGGAGCGAATTATCATCCTGCTGCCCGGCCCACCCCACGAACTCAAACCGCTGTTTGAAGAACAGTGTGAGGAGCGCCTGAAGGCCAAGCTGCCGCCGCAGTTTATTGCCAGCCGCGTGCTCAAGGTGGCGATGTTAGGTGAATCAAGCTGCGACTCGCGAATCGCGCCGATCTACCAGAAATATCCACAGGTGCAGACAACGGTGCTGGCCTATGCCGGAGAAATCGAATTGCACTTGCGCTCGCGTGCCGATTCGCTTGAGGTTGCACAGGGACGGGTAGACAAACTGGCAGAAGAGTTGGAAGACGAGCTTGACGAATACATTTTCTCAACTAAGGGAGAGTCTCTGGCGCAGATCGTGGGCTATTACCTGCAGATGCGTGGTGCGACAGTCTCAGTGGCTGAATCCTGCACCGGAGGCTTGATCGGCGAACGGTTATCCTCGGTAAGTGGCAGCTCACGCTATTTTGTGGGTGGGGCGATTGTGTACTCCGATGAATTGAAGACGAAGTTTGCGGATGTGCCTCCCGCGCTGATCAAGAAACACGGTGCAGTAAGCAGTGAAGTGGCAACTGCAATGGCGGAAGGCATACGCAAGCGCTGTGGGACGACGCATGGCCTGGCGGTAACAGGAATTGCTGGACCGACCGGTGGCACGACGGAGAAACCGGTTGGGCTGGTGTATCACGCCATCTCGGACGGAAACAACACCGAGGTAATGGAGCGTAAGTTTCCCGGAGACCGCGAGCGAGTACGCTGGTGGGCATCACAACAAGCGTTGGATATGTTGCGAAGAAAATTGATGTGA
- a CDS encoding NAD(P)H-dependent glycerol-3-phosphate dehydrogenase yields the protein MSEIAIIGAGAWGTALSIVLGRKPEHKVRLWAHEPEVRESILMRRVNELFLPEYPVPESVTPTNSLGDALNGAEIVVSVMPSHHCRRVFKNMAQLVTPEMLLVSATKGLENETLLRMTEVIADVLQSANRKTSRIGAVSGPSFAKEVARGDPTAVAIASRDDELMKTVQQQFSGPSFRIYTNHDVVGVELGGALKNVIAIAAGVCDGLGLGHNSVAALITRGLAEITRLVIASGGRQETMAGLAGLGDLVLTCTGDLSRNRSVGVELGRGRKLEDIVTGMHGMVAEGVLTTNAAVGLARKLNVEMPITQQMHAILQLGKLPREAIRELMTRPATSEVGLYRNLGTG from the coding sequence ATGAGCGAAATCGCGATTATTGGCGCCGGGGCCTGGGGGACTGCGCTCTCCATTGTTCTGGGGCGCAAGCCGGAACACAAGGTAAGGCTTTGGGCACACGAGCCAGAGGTGCGCGAGTCGATCCTTATGCGCCGGGTAAATGAATTGTTTCTTCCTGAATATCCGGTGCCGGAATCGGTGACGCCCACCAACAGCCTCGGCGACGCTCTTAATGGAGCCGAAATCGTGGTCAGCGTGATGCCTTCTCACCACTGCCGGCGAGTCTTTAAGAACATGGCACAGTTGGTGACACCCGAGATGTTGCTGGTTAGCGCCACAAAGGGTTTGGAGAATGAAACTCTGTTGCGAATGACCGAAGTGATTGCAGATGTCCTGCAGAGTGCGAATCGCAAGACTTCTCGCATTGGGGCGGTCAGCGGTCCCTCTTTTGCAAAGGAAGTCGCGCGCGGCGATCCCACCGCGGTGGCGATTGCATCGCGAGATGATGAACTGATGAAGACGGTGCAGCAGCAGTTCAGTGGTCCTTCATTTCGTATCTACACAAACCACGATGTTGTTGGGGTGGAATTAGGTGGAGCGCTCAAGAATGTCATTGCGATTGCCGCAGGCGTCTGTGATGGCCTCGGCCTTGGTCACAATTCAGTAGCGGCACTCATCACCAGGGGCCTGGCCGAGATAACTCGCCTGGTGATAGCGAGCGGCGGACGCCAGGAAACCATGGCTGGCCTCGCCGGACTGGGCGATCTGGTGTTGACCTGCACTGGCGATCTCTCACGCAATCGCTCCGTAGGGGTAGAACTGGGGCGAGGCCGCAAGTTGGAAGACATCGTGACGGGTATGCACGGAATGGTTGCGGAAGGTGTGCTCACAACTAATGCCGCGGTTGGATTAGCGCGAAAGCTCAATGTGGAAATGCCCATAACCCAGCAGATGCACGCTATCCTGCAGTTAGGAAAATTGCCGCGTGAAGCGATCCGCGAATTGATGACCCGTCCAGCCACAAGCGAAGTGGGGCTTTATCGGAACCTCGGAACGGGATGA
- the plsY gene encoding glycerol-3-phosphate 1-O-acyltransferase PlsY: MAASVAYLLGSIPFGYILLRVFRGTDVRTSGSGNIGATNVARSSPLLGLATLLLDAGKGFLAVKLVGSFETEWSAPAQPLYSTLAVAAFFVVLGHMFPIWLKFRGGKGVATGAGAFLALVPLAVLGALLVFVAVLWWFRYVSLASIAATAALPIFIYWLYGLCRLAMRPVLGVSVAVAVLIIARHHQNIARLLNRNEPHFALRNR, encoded by the coding sequence ATGGCCGCGTCGGTTGCGTACCTGCTGGGATCAATCCCCTTCGGTTACATTTTGCTGCGAGTTTTTCGCGGAACCGACGTCCGAACCAGCGGCAGCGGCAACATTGGCGCAACCAACGTGGCGCGGTCGTCGCCCTTGCTTGGACTCGCAACTCTGCTCCTGGATGCAGGCAAGGGTTTTCTGGCGGTCAAGCTTGTTGGAAGTTTTGAAACCGAGTGGAGTGCACCCGCTCAGCCGTTGTACAGCACTCTGGCTGTGGCTGCTTTCTTTGTGGTGTTAGGACACATGTTTCCCATATGGCTGAAATTTCGAGGAGGTAAAGGAGTAGCAACCGGCGCGGGCGCATTTCTTGCTCTGGTACCGCTGGCAGTTCTGGGCGCACTACTAGTTTTTGTAGCAGTGCTGTGGTGGTTCAGGTATGTGTCCCTGGCTTCGATTGCGGCGACGGCAGCGCTGCCCATTTTCATTTATTGGCTTTACGGGCTCTGCAGATTGGCAATGCGGCCCGTACTGGGCGTGTCTGTAGCTGTGGCCGTGTTGATCATTGCCCGGCATCACCAAAACATTGCCCGCCTGCTCAATCGCAATGAGCCCCACTTTGCCCTGAGGAACCGATGA